The following proteins are encoded in a genomic region of Oncorhynchus masou masou isolate Uvic2021 chromosome 32, UVic_Omas_1.1, whole genome shotgun sequence:
- the LOC135526751 gene encoding LOW QUALITY PROTEIN: THO complex subunit 3-like (The sequence of the model RefSeq protein was modified relative to this genomic sequence to represent the inferred CDS: inserted 2 bases in 1 codon), with protein MASRYYQEMQESFRNNNKSREFPAHSAKVHSVAWSCDGRRLASGSFDKTASVFVLEKDRLVKENNYRGHGDSVDQLCWHPTNPDVFVTASGDKTIRIWDVRTTKCTATVNTKGENINICWSPDGQTIAVGNKDDVVTFIDVKSHRSRAEEQFKFEVNEISWNNDNDMFFLTNGNGCINILSYPELKPIQSINAHPSNCICIKFDPTGKYFATGSADALVSLWTVEELVCVRCFSRLDWPVRTLSFSHDGKMLASASEDHFIDIAEVETGEKLWEVQCESPTFXVAWHPKRPLLAYACDDKEGKYDNNREAGTVKLFGLPNDS; from the exons ATGGCGTCCAGATATTATCAAGAGATGCAAGAGAGTTTCAGAAATAACAACAAAAGCAGGGAATTCCCTGCGCATAGCGCTAAAGTCCATTCAGTAGCATGGAGTTGCGACGGCAGGAGGTTGGCATCTGGATCTTTTGATAAAACAGCAAGCGTATTTGTCTTGGAAAAAGACCGTttg GTGAAAGAGAACAACTACAGAGGCCATGGAGACAGTGTTGATCAGCTGTGTTGGCATCCTACCAACCCAGACGTGTTTGTCACTGCATCAGGGGACAAGACCATACGCATCTGGGACGTCAGAACAACAAAGTGCACGGCTACTGTCAACACTAAAG gGGAAAACATCAACATCTGCTGGAGTCCCGACGGCCAAACGATAGCCGTTGGGAACAAGGATGATGTGGTTACCTTCATCGACGTCAAATCACACCGGTCACGAGCTGAGGAGCAGTTTAAGTTTGAAGTCAACGAGATCTCGTGGAATAATGACAACGACATGTTCTTTCTCACCAATGGAAACGGGTGCATCAACATCTTGAG TTACCCCGAGCTGAAGCCCATCCAGTCGATCAACGCCCACCCCTCCAACTGCATCTGCATCAAGTTTGACCCCACGGGGAAATACTTTGCCACGGGAAGTGCAGAtgccctggtcagtctgtggacCGTTGAAGAACTGGTCTGTGTTCGCTGTTTTTCCAG ATTGGACTGGCCAGTGAGAACATTGAGTTTCAGCCATGATGGGAAGATGCTGGCTTCAGCCTCCGAGGACCACTTCATAGACATAGCTGAGGTTGAAACAG GAGAGAAGCTGTGGGAGGTCCAGTGTGAGTCTCCTACGTT AGTCGCCTGGCATCCTAAGAGACCGCTGCTGGCCTACGCATGTGATGACAAGGAAGGGAAGTACGACAACAATAGAGAGGCAGGCACTGTCAAACTGTTTGGATTACCTAATGATTCCTGA
- the LOC135526752 gene encoding LOW QUALITY PROTEIN: shootin-1-like (The sequence of the model RefSeq protein was modified relative to this genomic sequence to represent the inferred CDS: inserted 1 base in 1 codon), translating into MLQSSSSGLVQMEGCGEEARDTQKMQCKRLTEERDEAESELKHIKRVSQMVIEEVSVLQTQLEIEKSCRENAEALATKLNSENRKLKYLSLSSRPCLDEMLPSITDCIPLEEETDTQDTSPDPYSQYQQQVKELQETVSSLLEEKKRLSCQLQEQQRQIEELTALAEKEQAEMKELHKTMEQQSKTIKRFNRVSVMATTEYEEMKEQLDLEQSLRVKAETYAHEMLVKQKEANRQSMILLQNADPSLQLIKALEDVANVTKTLEQERLQHHQKVKALEAELQEYSLKQQIAELQSQLDLMEEEKRETEGRLQEVEKKNRDLEKRVQELLQVQKSAEPSPGIAPTPAPVPQXPPPPPPPPPPPPPPPPSRCNPLSSLIAIMRKSSKSSKGGSPKLQQAPEGGAEGGAEGGADNVKVKAVNEMMERIKHGVVLRPVKGGDTKRGVVKKPPVMEEKLPQESAMEELKGILETVKKSPSRGSQESVPCPPGKSPVSSELEVILRRRRKQACDSGGDESRDGQISKVLSSDSLNGRHSQSSHSSDSSGKEPEGPTGPGPGQSPREPASPSGRGPGPAVAARCRSDSGQEPQAGSWKDRRSRTSLSEKEVYSEAPVTNGCIVSGEEPEEQKPEKWAPQPNGISHLNPSLSVELDTHTTHSPSLSAGPNPLNGNTDAEC; encoded by the exons TGCAAGAgactgactgaagagagagatgaagcagAGAGCGAGCTGAAACACATCAAGAGAG TTTCCCAAATGGTGATCGAGGAGGTGAGCGTTCTGCAGACGCAGCTGGAGATAGAAAAATCCTGCAGAGAAAATGCTGAGGCCCTTGCCACCAAG TTGAACAGTGAGAACAGGAAGCTGAAGTATCTGAGCCTGTCGTCTCGACCCTGTCTGGATGAGATGCTACCTAGTATCACAGACTGCATACCTCTGGAAGAGGAGACGGACACACAGGACACCAGCCCTGACCCCTACAGCCAGTACCAACAGCAGGTTAAAG aGCTGCAGGAGACCGTGAGCAGTCTgctggaggagaagaagagactttcCTGTCAGCTTCAGGAGCAGCAGAGACAGATTGAAGAGCTAACAGCCCTG GCTGAGAAGGAGCAGGCTGAAATGAAGGAGCTTCACAAAACCATGGAGCAGCAAAGCAAGACCATCAAGAGGTTCAATAGGG tgtCTGTGATGGCTACTACAGAGTATGAGGAGATGAAGGAGCAGCTGGATTTGGAGCAGAGCCTGAGGGTGAAGGCTGAGACCTACGCCCACgag atGTTGGTGAAGCAGAAAGAGGCTAACAGACAGAGTATGATCCTGCTGCAGAACGCTGACCCCAGCCTGCAGCTGATCAAGGCTCTGGAGGACGTGGCTAATGTTACCAAGACTCTGGAGCAGGAGAGACTGCAGCATCACCAGAAG GTGAAGGCTCTGGAGGCTGAGCTACAGGAGTACTCTCTGAAACAACAGATAGCAGAGCTGCAGAGCCAGCTGGAcctgatggaggaggagaagagagagacagagggacgtcTGCAGGAAGTAGAGAAGAAGAACCGTGACCTAGAGAAAAGAG TGCAAGAGCTGCTGCAGGTCCAGAAGAGCGCTGAGCCCTCACCAGGGATCGCCCCAACCCCTGCCCCTGTTCCCc cccctccacccccaccaccaccccctcctcctcctccaccccctcccccatcgCGATGCAACCCCCTCAG CTCACTGATTGCAATCATGAGGAAATCATCCAAGAGTTCAAAGGGGGGATCCCCAAAGTTACAGCAAGCTCCTG AAGGAGGTGCAGAAGGAGGTGCAGAAGGAGGTGCAGATAACGTCAAAGTGAAGGCAGTCAatgagatgatggagaggatTAAACATGGTGTGGTTCTGAGGCCTGTCAAGGGAGGAGACACTAAG AGAGGGGTCGTAAAA AAACCTCCAGTAATGGAAGAAAAGCTGCCACAGGAGAGTGCCATGGAAGAACTGAAAGGCATTCTG gagacgGTGAAAAAGAGTCCCAGTCGGGGGTCTCAGGAGTCGGTCCCGTGCCCCCCAGGGAAGAGCCCTGTCAGCAGTGAGCTGGAGGTCATCCTCAGGAGGAGACGGAAACAGGCCTGTGACTCTGGAGGAG atgAGAGCAGGGATGGACAAATAAGCAAGGTTTTGTCCTCTGACAGCCTGAACGGGAGGCACAGCCAGAGCTCCCACAGCTCCGACAGCTCAGGCAAAGAGCCAGAGGGGCCTACAGGACCAGGGCCTGGGCAGAGCCCCAGAGAGCCAGCCTCCCCCAGTGGAAGGGGCCCCGGCCCAGCCGTAGCAGCCAGGTGCAGGTCAGACTCTGGCCAAGAGCCCCAAGCAGGGTCCTGGAAGGACAGGAGGTCCCGCACTTCTTTGTCTGAGAAAGAGGTCTACTCCGAGGCGCCGGTCACCAATGGATGCATTGTCAG TGGGGAGGAGCCTGAGGAGCAGAAGCCTGAGAAATGGGCACCACAGCCCAACGGAATCAGCCATCTTAACCCTAGTCTGTCTGTGGAGTTGGACACGCATACCACACACTCTCCCAGCCTCTCCGCAGGGCCCAACCCACTCAACGGGAACACGGATGCAGAGTGTTGA